In a genomic window of Parambassis ranga chromosome 24, fParRan2.1, whole genome shotgun sequence:
- the LOC114428484 gene encoding tyrosine-protein phosphatase non-receptor type 14-like, with product MPFRLKLRRTRRYNVLSKNYFVTRIRLLDNNVIECTLSVESTGQECLEAVAQRLELRETHYFGLWFQGKTQAPAQRWVELEKPLKKQLDKFGNEPLLFFGVMFYVPNVSCLEQEATRYQYYLQVKKEVLDGRLRCSEEQGIRLAGLAVQADFGDFTQFPSQDFLREYVLFPVSWHNGDEDEWTHKVAEEHKSHCRMQAAEAELLYIKEVEKLDGFGQESFAAKDNYTNDIIIGVSFIGVFVKHRNGRSIMLHKWKDIGTIAHNKSAITVEITSRDDTIIFHMEDMEMAKYIARLFTARHKFYKQNKICAEPTHSPAPIRRRPTWTHRLSLPRPLSCNFQPSQYGEHYQDTQSSQDSIFHDDPYYKSETSLVDFPFRNGTVPNGSMYSSPSLSSLNRSQTFIPPSPMSSNLSIPGSELMRPDYIPSHRHSAIIAPSYRPTPEYDAVMRQKRHMLPAHHDLHSQSLRSLNISNARAYRQPEALVYSQPEMRERGPYHGLGPSPGPYTPQISYSKPVSHGPHQGGPASSQGPCSSPCVNGGGGSGGGVGSSISHTVSTPELANTKQQGANMGSYAATANMLRNHMSRPPPPYPSSTFRPATSTPDLASHRHRCIGGSSPELVTRMVQLSVKTFQPDSSAVVHQSLQEVSEPLTAAAKHRSTLGKRHSMEVISSMRGGGGGGMEGLVMKGMNAPLLRRNTLREHVMPSQPQSIPPSQPQTPQPQPPAQPKELSMQLPAPNAPEAPVAPPSAVAYQHQKTLSNATMLIHSSESEEEEEEEEERPELDVQIPGLNEDISISAQLQAALAKLPNKPPPEYPGPPRPTGNTQIRSHSQNHNHTHHHNHNQGPHTSQGPMDPNQALKAGQGVSGPGINGGGGTLTRGDQSGVNGAVLGPSISEPDLTSVKERVRKEPVKERPVSEMFSLEDSIVEREIAQRTLERQKMSVDSMKRPLMMAALNGLYVARMPVPESPAEDSAKIASDERCKTLELKLEEERVFTEYEQVPKKKSDCILTTATLPENTERNRFRDVVPYEENRVELVPNKENNTGYINASHIKVMIRGEEWHYIATQGPLANTCADFWQMVWEQGVNVIAMVTAEEEGGRSKSHRYWPKLGSKHNSATHGKFKVTTKFRTDSGHYATTGLKVKHLLSGQERTVWHLQYTDWPEQGCPEYVQGFVSYLEEIQSVRRHTNSMLDTSKSLNPPVVVHCSAGVGRTGVVILTELMISCLEHNEPVEVPTMLSELRRQRMLMVQTISQYKFVYQVLIQFLKNSRLI from the exons ATGCCCTTCAGGCTGAAGCTACGGCGCACACGGCGCTACAATGTCCTGAGCAAGAACTACTTCGTGACACGGATCCGCCTGCTGGACAACAATGTGATTGAATGCACTCTGTCGGTGGAGAGTACGGGACAGGAATGTCTGGAGGCGGTGGCCCAAAGGCTTGAGCTTCGAGAG ACCCATTACTTTGGGCTGTGGTTCCAAGGGAAGACCCAGGCCCCGGCCCAGCGCTGGGTGGAACTTGAGAAACCCCTCAAGAAGCAGCTGGACAAGTTCGGCAATGAGCCGCTGCTCTTCTTTGGAGTCATGTTTTACGTTCCCAACGTTTCCTGTTTGGAGCAAGAAGCCACCAG GTATCAGTATTACCTGCAGGTGAAGAAGGAGGTGTTGGACGGACGTCTACGCTGCTCTGAAGAGCAGGGGATCAGACTAGCTGGCCTAGCAGTACAAG ctgaCTTTGGAGACTTCACTCAGTTCCCATCTCAGGACTTCCTCAGGGAGTACGTGCTCTTCCCAGTG AGCTGGCATAATGGGGACGAGGACGAATGGACCCATAAAGTTGCTGAGGAGCACAAGAGTCACTG TCGAATGCAGGCCGCTGAGGCAGAACTGCTGTACATTAAAGAGGTGGAAAAACTGGATGGCTTTGGCCAGGAGAGCTTTGCTGCTAAG GACAACTACACCAACGATATTATCATCGGTGTGTCTTTCATCGGCGTGTTTGTCAAACACAGAAATGGAAGATCCATTATGCTCCACAA gtggaAGGACATTGGCACCATCGCACACAACAAGTCAGCTATCACAGTGGAGATAACGAGCAGAGACGACACCATCATTTTTCACATG GAGGATATGGAAATGGCCAAGTACATTGCTCGTCTTTTCACGGCCAGACACAAATTCTACAAACAGAACAAGATCTGTGCAGA gccCACTCACTCACCTGCACCAATCAGGAGGAGACCCACCTGGACCCACCGGCTGTCTCTG CCGCGGCCCCTGTCCTGTAACTTCCAGCCTTCCCAGTACGGAGAACATTATCAGGACACGCAAAGCTCTCAAG ACAGCATCTTCCATGATGACCCTTACTACAAGTCAGAAACCAGTCTGGTGGATTTCCCCTTCCGAAACGGCACTGTGCCCAACGGGAGCATGTACAGCAGCCCCAGCCTGAGCTCCCTCAATCGTTCCCAGACATTCATCCCGCCCTCGCCTATGTCCTCCAACCTCAGCATCCCTGGCAGTGAGCTGATGCGTCCTGACTACATCCCCAGCCACCGTCACAGTGCCATCATTGCCCCATCCTACCGGCCCACACCTGAGTACGACGCCGTCATGCGACAGAAGCGACACATGCTCCCTGCTCACCATGACCTCCACAGCCAATCACTGCGCAGTTTGAACATCAGCAACGCCCGTGCTTACCGCCAGCCTGAGGCTCTGGTGTACAGCCAGCCAGAGATGAGGGAGCGGGGCCCTTATCATGGTCTAGGCCCCAGCCCTGGACCTTACACTCCACAG ATCAGCTACAGTAAGCCCGTCTCCCATGGCCCTCATCAAGGAGGACCAGCCAGCAGCCAGGGCCCCTGTTCTTCCCCTTGTGTTAATGGAGGTGGAGGCAGCGGTGGAGGTGTAGGAAGCTCCATCTCTCATACTGTCAGCACACCTGAGCTGGCAAATACCAAACAGCAGGGGGCCAACATGGGAAGCTATGCAGCCACGGCCAACATGTTGAGAAACCACATGTCCCGCCCTCCTCCACCTTACCCCTCTAGCACCTTCCGCCCAGCTACCAGCACGCCTGACCTGGCCAGCCACCGCCATCGCTGCATCGGGGGCAGCAGTCCAGAGCTGGTAACCCGCATGGTGCAGCTGTCGGTCAAGACCTTCCAACCGGACAGCTCGGCTGTAGTGCACCAGTCCCTGCAGGAGGTCAGTGAGCCATTAACTGCAGCTGCTAAGCACAGATCCACTCTGGGCAAGAGGCACAGCATGGAGGTGATCAGCagcatgagaggaggaggaggaggtgggatggAGGGCCTGGTGATGAAGGGCATGAATGCTCCTCTTCTCCGCAGGAATACTCTTAGAGAGCATGTAATGCCATCTCAGCCTCAGTCCATCCCTCCTTCGCAGCCACAAACCCCTCAGCCGCAGCCTCCCGCTCAGCCAAAGGAGCTGTCCATGCAGCTGCCTGCCCCAAATGCACCTGAGGCTCCTGTAGCACCACCTTCTGCAGTGGCCTACCAGCATCAAAAGACTCTATCAAATGCGACGATGCTTATACACAGCAGCgagagcgaggaagaggaggaggaagaagaggagaggccTGAACTGGATGTTCAGATCCCAGGTCTCAATGAAGACATCAGCATCAGCGCCCAGCTTCAGGCTGCTCTGGCCAAACTGCCAAACAAACCCCCTCCAGAGTACCCTGGTCCTCCCAGACCTACTGGCAACACTCAGATCCGCTCCCACAGCCAAAATCATAACCACACTCACCACCACAACCACAATCAAGGACCTCACACCAGCCAGGGACCAATGGACCCAAACCAAGCCCTTAAAGCTGGTCAAGGTGTCAGTGGGCCTGGCATTAATGGCGGTGGTGGGACTCTGACCCGAGGTGATCAAAGTGGGGTGAACGGAGCTGTTTTAGGTCCATCTATTTCAGAACCAGACCTGACCAGCGTGAaggagagggtgaggaaggAGCCGGTCAAAGAGAGGCCGGTCTCAGAGATGTTCTCCTTAGAAGACAGCATAGTGGAGCGAGAGATCGCTCAAAGG ACACTGGAACGACAGAAGATGTCAGTGGACTCCATGAAGAGACCGCTGATGATGGCTGCCCTCAACGGCCTTTATGTGGCCCGGATGCCTGTCCCAGAGAGTCCAGCTGAGGACAGCGCCAAGATAGCTTCAGATGAAAGG TGTAAAACCTTAGAGTTGAAGCTTGAAGAAGAGCGGGTGTTCACGGAGTACGAGCAGGTGCCGAAGAAGAAGTCCGACTGCATCCTCACCACTGCAACTCTACCCGAAAACACAGAGCGCAACCGTTTCCGTGATGTCGTCCCTTACGAGGAAAATCGGGTGGAGCTTGTACCCAACAAGGAGAACAACACAGGCTACATTAATGCCTCACATATCAAG gtcATGATTAGAGGGGAGGAATGGCACTACATTGCCACCCAGGGTCCACTAGCCAACACCTGTGCCGACTTCTGGCAGATGGTCTGGGAGCAGGGGGTCAACGTCATCGCCATGGTTACAGCTgaggag GAGGGTGGCAGGTCCAAAAGTCACCGCTACTGGCCCAAACTGGGCTCCAAACACAACTCGGCCACTCACGGCAAGTTCAAGGTGACCACCAAATTCCGCACCGACTCGGGCCATTACGCCACCACAGGGTTAAAGGTCAAACACCTGCTGTCTGGTCAGGAGAGGACGGTCTGGCACCTGCAGTACACGGACTGGCCCGAGCAGGGCTGTCCTGAATACGTACAGGGATTTGTCT ctTACCTAGAGGAGATCCAGTCTGTGAGGAGACACACTAACTCCATGCTCGACACCTCCAAGAGCCTGAATCCACCTGTGGTGGTGCACTGTAGTGCCGGGGTGGGTCGCACTGGAGTGGTCATCCTTACCGAGCTCATGATCAGCTGCCTGGAGCACAATGAG CCTGTGGAGGTCCCCACCATGTTATCAGAGCTGAGGCGGCAGAGGATGCTGATGGTGCAGACCATCTCCCAGTACAAGTTTGTCTACCAGGTCCTCATCCAGTTCCTCAAGAACTCCCGCCTCATTTAA
- the smyd2b gene encoding N-lysine methyltransferase SMYD2-B, which yields MTGSIEGLERFDSPGKGRGLRVTRPFKVGELLFSSPAYSYVLSVKERGYYCEFCFTGKKGLAKCGKCKKAFYCNVKCQKGDWAMHKLECSAMTAFGENWCPSDISRLVARILAKKKMQKEKCVSEKILLIGDMQSHVEDEDNEKREMCEADIAGLYRFYSKHLEMPDHKDLLTLFSQVACNGFTIEDDELSHLGTAVYPDVALINHSCLPTVIVTYKGTSAEIRAVQDMKPGDEVLISYIDLLYPTEDRNNRLRECYYFTCNCQECKSQSKDKAKLKVRKRSDPIEPDVISNMVRYARKTVKEFRTFKNTKTPSELLEMCEQSLEEMGAVFDDSNVYMLHMMYQAMGICLYMQDVEGAVRYGEKIIKPYSQLYPPHCLNVSSLYLKLGRSYLLLERPSVGISALKKALAIMEVAHGKDHFYLTELRKEIAQK from the exons ATGACGGGCAGCATCGAGGGACTTGAGAGGTTCGATAGTCCGGGGAAAGGACGCGGTCTGCGTGTTACCAGACCTTTTAAAGTTGGAGAGCTCCTGTTTTCCAGCCCTGCGTACTCTTATGTGCTGTCAGTAAAAGAGAGAGGCTACTACTGCGAGTTCTGCTTCACCGG GAAAAAGGGCTTAGCAAAATGTGGGAAGTGCAAGAAGGCCTTCTACTGCAACGTGAAATGCCAG aaagggGACTGGGCCATGCACAAGCTGGAGTGTTCAGCGATGACTGCATTCGGAGAGAACTGGTGCCCGTCGGATATTTCCCGCCTAGTAGCCCGGATCCTTGCCAAGAAG AAAATGCAGAAAGAAAAGTGTGTTTCTGAGAAGATCCTGCTCATAGGAGACATGCAGTCGC ATGTGGAGGATGAGGACAATGAGAAAAGAGAGATGTGCGAGGCGGACATTGCTGGCCTTTATCGGTTTTACTCCAAACATCTGGAGATGCCCGACCACAAAGACCTGCTCACGCTCTTCTCCCAG GTTGCCTGTAATGGTTTCACAATAGAGGATGATGAACTTTCCCACCTGGGCACTGCAGTCTACCCAGA CGTGGCACTAATAAACCACAGCTGTCTCCCCACCGTCATAGTCACATATAAAGGGACGTCAGCTGAGATTCGGGCGGTGCAGGACATGAAACCTGGAGATGAA gtgctcatCAGCTACATAGACCTGCTCTATCCCACAGAGGACCGCAACAACAGGCTGAGGGAGTGTTATTACTTCACCTGCAACTGCCAGGAGTGCAAAAGCCAGTCCAAG GACAAGGCCAAATTGAAAGTACGTAAGCGGAGTGATCCCATCGAACCAGATGTCATAAGCAACATGGTGCGCTACGCCAGGAAAACCGTCAAAGAGTTCAGGACCTTTAAAAACACGAAAA CCCCGAGCGAGCTGCTGGAGATGTGTGAGCAGAGCCTGGAGGAAATGGGAGCCGTGTTTGATGACTCCAACGTGTACATGCTCCACATGATGTACCAGGCCATGGGGATTTGTCTCTACATGCAGGACGTGGAGGGAGCTGTCAGATATGGTGAGAAGATCATCAAACCTTACAG CCAGCTGTATCCACCACACTGTTTGAACGTGTCCTCGTTGTACCTGAAGCTGGGCAGGTCCTACTTACTGCTGGAGAGGCCCTCGGTGGGCATCAGCGCTCTCAAGAAG GCACTGGCTATAATGGAGGTGGCTCATGGAAAGGATCACTTCTACCTTACAGAGCTGCGAAAAGAGATAGCCCAAAAATAA